A single window of uncultured Pseudodesulfovibrio sp. DNA harbors:
- a CDS encoding DUF4917 family protein, with amino-acid sequence MPVITFQEAMAQAQATRVRNNPAKIHLLVGNGFSIALRPDIFTYTSLFSEANFADMPAVQGVFDRLGTTDFEEVVWALERAATILPCYQDGSDQIVGQMAEDAQAIKEILVETIAGKHPERPFDITDDQYAHCIGFLKNFLDARGKIYTLNYDILLYWALMKGKKAELGEELKLDFDDGFRSDMDDPDTPYVIWNNGESRNQNVYYLHGALHLFDAGHELRKYTWNRTNEALVDQSREAINNGMFPLFVSEGSADKKMMKIEHSGYLHKALRSFTNITGVLFIHGMSLSPNDEHILRTIERGKICKLFIGLHGDPESDRSQAIIARAENMTRRRENLEVHFYDSSSAAVWETP; translated from the coding sequence ATGCCCGTAATCACGTTCCAAGAAGCCATGGCCCAGGCTCAGGCCACAAGAGTAAGGAATAATCCTGCCAAAATTCACCTTCTGGTGGGTAACGGTTTCAGTATCGCACTCAGGCCGGATATCTTCACCTACACCTCGCTGTTCTCGGAAGCCAACTTTGCCGATATGCCCGCCGTCCAGGGCGTGTTCGATCGGCTGGGTACTACTGATTTTGAAGAAGTCGTGTGGGCTCTTGAGCGGGCTGCAACGATTCTGCCCTGCTATCAAGACGGGAGCGATCAGATTGTTGGGCAGATGGCCGAGGACGCCCAGGCCATCAAGGAGATTCTGGTTGAAACCATTGCCGGGAAACATCCTGAGCGGCCTTTTGACATCACTGATGACCAGTACGCGCATTGCATTGGGTTTTTGAAGAACTTTCTCGATGCTCGCGGGAAGATCTACACGCTGAATTATGACATCCTGCTTTACTGGGCTCTCATGAAAGGCAAGAAGGCAGAGCTTGGCGAAGAGTTGAAGCTTGATTTTGATGACGGCTTTCGGAGTGACATGGACGACCCGGATACGCCGTATGTGATCTGGAACAATGGAGAGTCCCGCAATCAGAATGTTTATTACCTTCACGGCGCGTTACATCTCTTCGATGCTGGGCACGAACTGCGGAAGTATACCTGGAACCGAACCAACGAGGCTCTCGTCGATCAATCCCGCGAAGCAATCAACAACGGTATGTTCCCGCTCTTCGTCTCTGAGGGGAGTGCTGATAAGAAAATGATGAAGATTGAGCATAGCGGTTATCTCCACAAGGCTCTCCGTAGCTTCACGAATATTACTGGCGTCCTATTCATCCACGGTATGTCTTTGTCCCCAAATGACGAGCATATTTTGAGGACCATTGAGCGTGGCAAGATTTGCAAACTCTTCATCGGCTTGCACGGCGATCCTGAATCGGATCGTAGCCAGGCGATCATTGCCAGAGCTGAGAACATGACCCGACGCCGTGAAAATCTTGAGGTCCATTTCTACGACAGCTCCTCCGCAGCAGTGTGGGAGACCCCATAA
- a CDS encoding restriction endonuclease has protein sequence MAGPKFIKYIPPVVAALQELGGSGTPSEVRDIIIRNLEISEKALGEKLNDGTSRFENQVAWARFYLVHAGYIGSSKRGIWTLSEQGLDVENAKAIDAMHLFKKVRDKFEKEKKKNVADSEEISPEDASLGTGNSYRKKLLDKIKSMSPGGFERLCQRLLRESGFQKVVVTGKSGDGGIDGHGILQVNPFVSFNILFQCKRYKDSVAVSHVRDFRGAMMGRADKGIILTTGTFTHDSKMEASRDGVPPIELVDGEKLVEMFEELELGLIPRTVYEVDDDFFDEFE, from the coding sequence ATGGCTGGTCCGAAATTCATCAAGTACATTCCACCTGTTGTCGCTGCCCTTCAAGAGTTGGGAGGGTCTGGAACCCCTTCTGAAGTTCGAGATATCATCATTCGCAATTTGGAGATTTCAGAAAAGGCTCTGGGTGAAAAGCTGAATGATGGCACTTCCCGATTTGAGAACCAGGTTGCTTGGGCTCGTTTTTACCTTGTTCATGCGGGGTACATTGGATCCTCCAAGCGGGGGATATGGACATTGTCAGAGCAAGGGCTGGACGTTGAAAATGCAAAGGCAATAGATGCCATGCATCTCTTCAAAAAGGTTCGGGACAAGTTCGAAAAAGAGAAAAAGAAAAACGTTGCTGACTCCGAGGAAATCTCTCCGGAAGATGCAAGCCTGGGGACCGGGAATTCATATAGAAAGAAGCTGCTGGACAAAATTAAGTCCATGTCCCCTGGGGGATTTGAACGTCTGTGCCAAAGGTTGCTGCGGGAGTCCGGTTTTCAGAAAGTCGTTGTCACCGGTAAAAGCGGCGATGGCGGCATTGACGGCCATGGGATATTGCAAGTTAACCCGTTCGTCAGCTTTAATATTCTCTTCCAGTGCAAACGGTATAAGGATTCAGTTGCAGTCTCTCATGTACGGGACTTTCGTGGGGCGATGATGGGCAGAGCTGACAAGGGAATCATCCTCACGACCGGCACGTTTACCCATGACTCCAAGATGGAAGCCTCGCGGGATGGTGTGCCGCCCATCGAGCTTGTTGACGGGGAGAAGCTTGTCGAGATGTTCGAAGAGCTTGAATTAGGGCTTATCCCGAGAACAGTTTACGAGGTAGACGACGACTTCTTCGATGAGTTCGAATAG
- a CDS encoding HsdR family type I site-specific deoxyribonuclease → MHQTPETREEYSAKIPALQMLCNLGWTYVPPGECLSKRGSNREVLLKDELVRALQARRFEYKGEMYEPSAGGIRQTISGLTVSKDKGLLSANEDIYDKLNQGITVTEFMPDGKQHNATIQIIDWDNPENNLFHVTEEMEIISSAGTHKRIPDIICFVNGIPLVVIEAKRPDSGNPNKHMVEEGISQTLRNQRIDEIPNLFAYAQILMAISNTDGRYATTMTPKKFWSKWREEELDKQIFHDTKNMSLAPETMDAIFADRPAHMRRYFEALWSEEVLPTEQDTLLVSLLKKDRLLEMVRYFILFDKRVGKIVARYQQGFGIKAMLKRVNHLDKSGSRGGGVIWHTTGSGKSFTMVFLSKALLLEPGLRDCRVLIVTDRVDLEKQLAKVFLTGGAFGSAIATKKEGEKAKVRSGRELAKRIGQGDDRILFSIINKFNTATKLPECHNPSDKIIVLIDEGHRSTGGETFERMRNALPNAAYIAFTGTPLLKGDKTQNKFGPIIHAYTMQRAVEDETVTPLLYEERQPGLDVNEKAIDNWFDRITARLSEKQKADLKRKFANKGAVYGSENRIELIAWDIATHFADNIKPMQMGLKGHLATDSKLSAVRFKKYLDQTGLVTSAIVISPPDTREGNSEVDESTLPEVQQWYKKDVLSKSNPEEYERDVVEGFATDEGVDILIVVDKLLTGFDEPRNTVLYIDKPLKEHNLLQAIARVNRLHEAKDYGLLIDYRGILKELDTTLKEYQDLQERTQAGYEVDDIEGLYSQVNTEYKKLPHYHERLWGIFKGVKNRHDQEQYRQVLMPQFEDDDEGTSIDTRQKVREDFYQALTDFGMCLKVALASRSFYEDGSFSEKDIVLYKKDLRFFTNLRKIARQDAQETVDYSVYEEQIRRLVDKQVVGNTIHESDERYLINEMGQIEDPTKWSKEKTRNETDIIRTRVKKTIEQSLGDDPYAQKVFSELLREAISEAEKMFDHPYKQYALLKEFEEKVKQRDVTGIPGELGDSEAAKAYYGTFRLVLGEDYFKDLEPEQVGQLVEEAKAADSIVGNAVQENSVNRQSRESAIKAGLLPRLFKMMGLEKANEVLAHIIQITRVRLSNGN, encoded by the coding sequence ATGCACCAGACCCCTGAGACCAGAGAAGAATATAGCGCCAAGATTCCTGCCTTGCAGATGCTCTGCAATCTTGGCTGGACCTATGTCCCGCCCGGAGAATGCCTTTCCAAGCGCGGCTCCAATCGCGAGGTGTTGCTCAAGGATGAGCTGGTTCGGGCCCTCCAAGCGAGACGCTTTGAATACAAGGGCGAAATGTATGAGCCGTCTGCCGGTGGTATCCGCCAGACCATCAGCGGTCTGACTGTATCCAAAGACAAAGGGCTCCTCTCTGCCAACGAGGATATCTACGACAAGCTGAACCAGGGAATCACAGTCACCGAGTTCATGCCTGACGGGAAACAGCATAATGCTACCATCCAAATCATTGATTGGGATAACCCCGAAAACAACCTGTTCCACGTCACCGAAGAGATGGAAATTATCTCCTCTGCTGGAACGCATAAGCGTATTCCAGACATTATCTGCTTCGTGAATGGTATTCCGTTGGTTGTCATTGAAGCCAAGCGTCCTGACTCCGGCAATCCGAACAAGCATATGGTCGAGGAAGGCATAAGTCAGACTCTCCGTAACCAGCGCATTGACGAGATTCCAAACCTATTCGCTTACGCTCAAATCCTCATGGCCATCAGCAACACAGATGGCCGTTACGCCACAACCATGACGCCCAAGAAGTTCTGGTCCAAGTGGAGGGAAGAGGAACTCGACAAGCAGATTTTCCATGACACTAAGAATATGTCGCTTGCTCCAGAGACAATGGATGCCATTTTCGCTGATCGTCCAGCTCACATGCGTAGGTATTTTGAGGCTCTTTGGTCTGAAGAGGTTTTGCCTACCGAGCAAGATACTTTGTTGGTCAGCCTGCTCAAGAAAGACCGTCTACTTGAGATGGTTCGTTATTTCATCCTCTTCGATAAACGCGTAGGCAAGATTGTCGCCCGTTACCAGCAGGGATTCGGCATTAAGGCCATGCTGAAACGAGTCAATCACTTGGACAAAAGCGGAAGCCGAGGCGGCGGTGTTATCTGGCATACAACAGGGTCGGGCAAGTCGTTCACCATGGTCTTTTTAAGCAAGGCTCTACTGCTTGAGCCGGGTTTACGTGACTGTCGAGTGCTTATCGTGACTGACCGTGTGGACCTTGAGAAGCAGCTAGCCAAGGTGTTTCTGACTGGTGGGGCTTTTGGCTCTGCTATCGCCACCAAGAAGGAAGGCGAAAAGGCCAAGGTCCGTTCTGGTCGTGAACTTGCCAAACGAATTGGGCAGGGGGATGACAGAATCCTTTTCTCCATTATCAACAAGTTCAACACAGCGACGAAATTGCCCGAATGTCATAATCCCAGCGACAAGATCATTGTCCTGATTGACGAGGGCCATCGCAGTACTGGCGGCGAAACCTTCGAGCGTATGCGTAATGCGCTTCCGAACGCCGCATACATCGCATTCACGGGGACACCGCTTTTAAAAGGCGACAAGACCCAGAACAAATTTGGGCCGATTATTCATGCCTACACCATGCAGCGGGCAGTGGAAGACGAGACAGTCACGCCGCTTCTTTACGAGGAACGGCAACCCGGCCTTGATGTCAACGAGAAAGCCATAGACAACTGGTTCGATAGGATCACCGCACGGCTTTCAGAGAAGCAGAAGGCAGACCTTAAGCGAAAGTTTGCCAACAAGGGCGCGGTATATGGATCGGAGAACCGCATAGAACTCATTGCCTGGGATATAGCCACTCATTTTGCCGACAACATCAAGCCAATGCAGATGGGATTGAAAGGGCATCTTGCGACGGATTCCAAACTCTCGGCTGTTCGATTTAAGAAGTATTTGGATCAGACTGGGCTTGTCACCAGTGCCATTGTTATTTCGCCTCCTGACACTCGAGAAGGTAATTCCGAGGTGGATGAATCAACGTTGCCTGAGGTGCAGCAGTGGTACAAAAAGGATGTTCTTAGCAAGTCGAATCCAGAAGAGTATGAGCGGGATGTAGTAGAGGGCTTCGCCACCGATGAAGGTGTCGATATTCTTATCGTGGTAGACAAACTCCTCACTGGATTTGATGAGCCTAGAAATACAGTCCTGTACATCGACAAGCCGCTCAAAGAGCACAATTTGCTTCAAGCCATTGCACGTGTGAACCGTTTACATGAAGCCAAAGACTACGGCTTGCTGATTGACTATCGGGGTATTCTCAAGGAGCTTGATACGACCCTCAAGGAGTATCAAGACTTACAGGAGCGAACACAGGCCGGGTACGAAGTTGATGATATCGAAGGGCTCTATAGTCAGGTCAACACAGAGTACAAGAAGCTTCCGCATTACCATGAACGGTTGTGGGGTATCTTCAAAGGCGTCAAGAATAGACACGACCAAGAGCAGTACCGTCAGGTGCTTATGCCTCAGTTTGAGGATGACGATGAGGGTACAAGCATCGATACCCGTCAGAAGGTACGAGAGGATTTCTATCAGGCTCTGACTGATTTCGGTATGTGCCTCAAGGTCGCTTTGGCTTCGCGGTCATTCTATGAGGATGGCAGCTTTAGCGAAAAGGATATTGTTCTTTACAAAAAGGACCTCCGCTTCTTCACAAACCTTCGTAAAATCGCTCGACAGGACGCACAGGAGACTGTTGACTATAGCGTCTATGAAGAACAGATTCGCCGTTTGGTAGATAAGCAAGTCGTGGGTAACACAATCCATGAAAGTGATGAGCGGTACCTTATCAATGAGATGGGGCAGATTGAAGACCCAACCAAGTGGTCAAAAGAAAAGACCCGTAACGAAACAGATATCATTCGAACCCGCGTCAAGAAGACAATTGAGCAGAGTCTCGGAGATGATCCGTACGCGCAAAAAGTGTTTTCCGAGCTTCTGCGTGAAGCTATTTCTGAAGCTGAAAAGATGTTCGATCACCCCTACAAGCAATATGCGTTGCTCAAGGAGTTTGAGGAAAAAGTTAAACAGCGTGACGTCACTGGCATACCCGGCGAGCTTGGCGACAGTGAGGCTGCCAAAGCGTACTACGGAACCTTCCGCTTGGTGCTCGGTGAGGACTATTTTAAGGATTTAGAGCCGGAGCAGGTTGGGCAACTTGTCGAAGAGGCAAAGGCTGCTGATTCAATTGTTGGCAACGCGGTTCAGGAGAATTCTGTGAATCGTCAATCAAGAGAGTCTGCCATTAAAGCGGGACTTCTCCCAAGGTTATTTAAAATGATGGGGTTGGAGAAGGCTAACGAGGTGCTTGCACATATCATCCAGATTACGCGAGTTCGGTTAAGCAATGGAAACTAG
- a CDS encoding SprT family zinc-dependent metalloprotease, which translates to MQTLTYGDERIRYQVCYVPSPLEKVAIHVHPDGAVQVDAPIDAALDQIKQAVQKRARWVMGHIENARKLRESVLPRQYVSGESHFYQGRRYQLKVVRIDGGQGGVKLTRGQLRVEAEDVSIDRVKKLLAGWYRAHAKKYFTRRMNLMAKRLPWVATPPRWRLLVMRKQWGSCSPKGIVSLNPHLIKAPRDCIEYVLLHELCHLQEHNHSPQYYQLLASQMPEWKSVKAKLDGLSEMLLNE; encoded by the coding sequence ATGCAGACTTTAACCTATGGTGACGAGCGTATTCGTTACCAAGTCTGCTATGTCCCAAGCCCGTTGGAGAAAGTAGCAATCCATGTCCATCCCGATGGTGCCGTTCAGGTTGATGCCCCAATAGATGCTGCACTGGATCAGATTAAACAAGCAGTTCAAAAGCGAGCCCGATGGGTGATGGGGCATATTGAGAATGCCAGGAAGCTAAGAGAATCTGTTCTTCCACGGCAATATGTGAGTGGTGAAAGTCATTTTTATCAGGGACGGCGTTACCAACTGAAAGTGGTCCGCATTGATGGGGGGCAGGGCGGTGTAAAACTAACTCGGGGTCAGCTTAGAGTCGAAGCCGAGGATGTCAGTATTGATCGCGTGAAGAAGTTGTTAGCAGGATGGTACCGGGCTCACGCCAAGAAGTATTTCACTCGTCGTATGAATCTTATGGCAAAGAGGTTGCCCTGGGTAGCCACTCCGCCCAGGTGGCGATTGCTGGTAATGCGAAAGCAGTGGGGGAGCTGTTCTCCAAAAGGAATCGTTTCTCTTAACCCTCACCTGATTAAGGCGCCACGAGATTGCATTGAATATGTGTTGCTCCATGAACTCTGTCATCTTCAAGAGCACAATCACAGCCCTCAATACTACCAACTTCTTGCTAGTCAAATGCCTGAATGGAAGTCGGTCAAGGCAAAGCTTGATGGGTTGTCTGAAATGTTATTGAATGAGTAA
- a CDS encoding restriction endonuclease subunit S produces MQKLLELVDIRPGYPFRGKVAEVPSGQARVVQMKDVDESGYVFWDGLISTDLKGRKEPDWLQVDDVLFLLRGNNNYALVLRESPFPVVASPHFFLLRVKPSAQLLPGFLAWQLNQEPARRYFDTSAEGSRQRSIRRGVLEVLHLAVPDIETQKSVVALADAVRLEVEAHNKLIANRRQMLSSVASKILNTRR; encoded by the coding sequence ATGCAGAAGTTGCTTGAGTTGGTAGACATTCGTCCTGGTTATCCCTTTAGGGGGAAAGTTGCCGAGGTCCCGAGCGGACAGGCTCGTGTTGTCCAGATGAAGGACGTTGATGAGTCTGGCTATGTGTTTTGGGATGGGCTTATTTCTACTGATCTCAAGGGTAGAAAAGAGCCTGATTGGCTTCAGGTTGATGACGTTTTGTTTTTGCTCAGGGGTAATAACAACTATGCCTTGGTGCTGAGAGAAAGCCCCTTTCCTGTGGTTGCCTCCCCGCATTTTTTTCTTCTCCGGGTAAAGCCCTCTGCTCAATTGCTTCCAGGCTTTCTGGCGTGGCAGTTGAATCAGGAGCCAGCTCGGCGGTATTTCGACACATCGGCTGAAGGGTCGAGGCAAAGAAGCATTCGTCGCGGAGTCCTTGAGGTCTTGCATCTGGCCGTCCCTGACATTGAGACACAAAAGAGTGTTGTCGCCCTGGCGGACGCCGTTCGCCTGGAGGTTGAAGCTCATAATAAACTCATCGCCAACCGAAGGCAGATGCTTAGTTCGGTGGCTTCAAAAATATTGAATACGAGGAGATAG
- a CDS encoding type I restriction-modification system subunit M translates to MNPRVSQKEVNDAVWNVCDTFRGVVDAGAYKDYVLTMLFLKYISDVWQDHYDKYKEEYGDHPELIEEMMKNERFVLPAEAGFYFLYEKRFEPGNGERIDKALHAIEEANMGKLADVFQDISFNSTKLGDDKQKNDILRHMLEDFNKPELNLRPSRIGKLDIIGNAYEFLIKHFAATSGKKAGEFYTPPEVSQLIARLVAPQENDEICDPACGSGSLLMKCGRLVKENYGTKKYALYGQEAIGSTWALAKMNMFLHGEDNHRIEWGDTLRTPKLLDSEDELKHYDIVVANPPFSLSKWGHESAESDRFKRFRRGTPPKTKGDYAFILHMIETLKPGKGRMGVVVPHGVLFRGAAEGKIRTKLIEENLLDIVIGLPEKLFYGTGIPAAILVFRKNKKDKDVLFIDASREFKDGKNQNFLLDEHIEKILATVEARQTVDKYAYLANLEEIRENDFNLNIPRYVDTFEEEEEIDLMAVLAERKKLKAELEGLEVEMEGYLKELGFLSEDGA, encoded by the coding sequence ATGAATCCCCGAGTCAGTCAGAAAGAAGTGAACGACGCCGTTTGGAACGTCTGCGACACCTTCCGTGGGGTCGTCGATGCCGGTGCATATAAGGATTATGTGCTGACGATGCTGTTTCTGAAATACATCAGTGATGTGTGGCAGGATCACTACGATAAATATAAAGAGGAATACGGCGACCACCCAGAACTTATCGAAGAGATGATGAAGAACGAGCGCTTTGTTCTTCCTGCTGAGGCGGGGTTTTATTTTCTCTATGAAAAGCGTTTTGAGCCTGGGAATGGTGAGCGCATTGATAAGGCTCTGCATGCCATTGAAGAAGCAAACATGGGCAAGCTGGCCGATGTGTTTCAGGATATCAGTTTCAACTCGACCAAGCTCGGGGATGACAAGCAGAAGAACGACATCCTGCGGCACATGCTGGAGGATTTCAATAAGCCAGAGCTGAACCTTCGCCCCTCACGGATCGGTAAGTTGGATATTATCGGGAATGCCTATGAATTCCTTATCAAGCACTTCGCTGCCACGTCCGGTAAGAAGGCTGGCGAATTCTATACGCCGCCAGAGGTATCTCAGCTCATAGCCCGGTTGGTTGCGCCTCAAGAGAATGATGAGATATGCGACCCCGCTTGTGGTTCCGGTTCTTTGCTCATGAAATGCGGCAGGCTGGTTAAGGAAAACTACGGCACCAAGAAGTACGCGCTCTACGGACAGGAGGCCATTGGCTCTACCTGGGCGTTAGCGAAGATGAATATGTTCCTTCATGGCGAGGATAACCACCGCATTGAATGGGGTGATACCCTGCGTACTCCTAAGTTGTTGGATAGTGAAGACGAGCTCAAGCATTACGATATTGTGGTGGCAAATCCGCCGTTCTCTCTCAGCAAGTGGGGGCATGAATCTGCTGAAAGTGACAGGTTCAAACGGTTCCGTCGCGGGACACCACCCAAGACCAAAGGGGACTATGCCTTCATTCTTCACATGATTGAGACGCTCAAGCCTGGGAAGGGACGCATGGGGGTTGTTGTGCCTCACGGTGTCCTCTTTCGTGGGGCTGCCGAGGGTAAGATTCGCACAAAATTGATCGAGGAGAACCTCCTGGACATCGTCATCGGCCTGCCGGAGAAGCTCTTCTACGGCACGGGTATTCCTGCCGCCATTTTGGTGTTCCGCAAGAATAAGAAGGACAAAGACGTCCTCTTTATTGATGCTTCCCGCGAGTTCAAGGACGGCAAGAACCAGAATTTCCTGCTCGATGAGCATATCGAAAAGATACTCGCTACCGTTGAGGCCCGCCAGACCGTGGACAAGTATGCCTATCTCGCCAATCTGGAGGAGATCAGGGAAAACGACTTCAACCTGAATATCCCCCGGTACGTGGATACCTTCGAAGAGGAAGAGGAAATCGACCTCATGGCTGTTTTGGCTGAGCGTAAGAAGTTGAAGGCTGAACTGGAAGGGCTGGAAGTTGAAATGGAAGGCTATCTGAAAGAGCTGGGGTTTCTTAGTGAGGACGGTGCCTAA
- a CDS encoding KTSC domain-containing protein produces MIHHAVSSSAIKSVGYDEASMRMEIVFKSSSKPYSFCGVPKHVFERLLHAGSKGRYYQNNIKDHYQC; encoded by the coding sequence ATGATTCATCACGCAGTGTCATCAAGTGCAATTAAGTCTGTCGGGTATGACGAGGCTTCCATGCGGATGGAGATTGTCTTTAAATCTTCTTCCAAGCCGTACTCGTTTTGTGGTGTCCCTAAGCATGTCTTTGAAAGGCTGCTCCATGCCGGGTCAAAAGGTCGTTACTATCAAAACAATATTAAAGACCATTACCAATGCTAG
- a CDS encoding sigma 54-interacting transcriptional regulator — MLDFTTEDLITNLDPILLSYSVEATGKELAEAHEFVNEAVCTYLKNAKVSPSYLKRLPLEGVLSFFYKALYYRRNIEGIKWVYPKAFTDQLVGSVFADDPLVEILTSKMIPRRFLIVGMTGVGKERIASFVADSLKRNVESVVKNKDHTTKAFELQNGNVATLNSATSNAQVFEVSLFGSVEGAFTGAINSDGVFKQVGNGGVVILDEITEAEEDTQVKLLRFLENNEYNHVGCGDKISRRVHIIAVTNRRVESLEQGDGMRRDFYYRLARPSISIPSFSNSLNTFNEKQARDAYDHLMTTVIKKMTAGEGEAGQRVTMEQYLIQRLGEELNLPAKMSEGFKGYEWPGNLRECSMFIEQVIMNAKLPIEELIKRHLRTVESFPASDSAIRLPVKIQDKLEECEKRYYEAAWQSVGSKSGVAGELGVTRQTVARKLEKYGIA, encoded by the coding sequence GTGCTGGATTTCACTACTGAAGATTTGATCACCAATCTTGACCCGATTCTTCTTTCGTATTCGGTTGAAGCTACAGGTAAGGAACTCGCAGAAGCACATGAATTTGTGAATGAAGCGGTTTGTACTTACCTCAAGAATGCCAAAGTGTCGCCGAGCTATTTGAAGCGACTGCCTCTCGAAGGCGTTTTGAGCTTTTTTTATAAGGCGTTGTATTATCGTAGAAACATTGAAGGCATTAAGTGGGTGTACCCGAAGGCATTCACAGATCAGCTTGTAGGAAGTGTTTTCGCTGATGATCCTTTAGTTGAAATTTTAACGTCAAAGATGATACCTCGTCGCTTTTTGATTGTTGGGATGACAGGGGTGGGCAAGGAGCGAATTGCTAGTTTTGTGGCAGATTCACTAAAGCGCAATGTTGAATCCGTCGTCAAAAATAAAGATCACACTACAAAAGCATTTGAGCTGCAAAACGGGAATGTTGCTACGTTAAATTCAGCAACTTCAAACGCGCAGGTGTTTGAAGTATCTCTTTTCGGAAGCGTAGAGGGAGCGTTTACAGGTGCTATAAATAGTGATGGTGTATTTAAGCAGGTCGGCAATGGTGGAGTGGTTATACTTGATGAAATCACAGAAGCCGAAGAAGATACTCAGGTTAAGCTGTTACGCTTTTTGGAAAACAACGAGTACAATCATGTGGGATGCGGGGATAAGATTTCCAGAAGAGTTCATATTATTGCAGTCACAAACAGGCGAGTAGAGAGTTTGGAGCAAGGTGATGGTATGCGGCGTGATTTCTATTACAGACTTGCTAGGCCTTCCATTTCTATCCCATCTTTTTCGAATAGCCTGAACACATTTAATGAAAAACAAGCGCGCGATGCTTATGATCATCTAATGACCACTGTTATAAAAAAAATGACCGCAGGAGAGGGAGAGGCTGGTCAGCGAGTTACAATGGAGCAGTATCTTATCCAGCGACTAGGTGAGGAGTTGAATTTGCCAGCAAAAATGTCAGAGGGTTTTAAGGGCTATGAATGGCCTGGGAATTTGCGTGAGTGTTCGATGTTCATCGAACAGGTCATTATGAATGCAAAGTTGCCCATCGAAGAACTTATCAAAAGACATCTGCGTACGGTTGAGTCATTCCCAGCTTCAGACTCAGCAATTCGGTTGCCGGTAAAGATACAGGACAAGCTAGAGGAATGTGAGAAGCGGTATTACGAGGCTGCTTGGCAGAGTGTTGGTTCGAAAAGTGGCGTAGCAGGAGAGCTTGGGGTAACCCGACAGACTGTTGCCAGAAAGTTGGAGAAATACGGAATAGCGTAA
- a CDS encoding restriction endonuclease subunit S, with translation MAKKRNGSFPESVQPGIPKLYETPSGWTREPLGAHLCEVKRPVDMTDDAEYKLVTVKRSRGGAEERSVLTGRDIKVKSQFYVKPNDFLISKRQIVHGACALVPDELDQAIVSNEYAVLEAGDALDLDFLKYLSHSIYFQQTCFHSSIGVHVEKMIFKLDQWLKWEFNLPPIAEQKRISQILSTWDRAVGAMDGMIKNCLLEKKALMQQLLEGKRKFPSDNEIWRPVQLSEFIEEHRDKSKIQDEYEVLTSSREGLVRQNAYFRNRRLAEKNNIGFNILPPEYITYRSRSDDGVFRFNKNHLGITGIVSIYYPVFKVVGGVDEFLLGLLKLKERQVGSYSVGTSQTVLSMSALKKVKFKAPSQDNMIKIGKALRSADLRIQALKKKKELIEIEKYALMQQLISGERRTAHS, from the coding sequence ATGGCAAAGAAGAGAAATGGCAGCTTCCCGGAAAGTGTCCAGCCGGGCATCCCGAAGCTTTACGAGACGCCTAGTGGTTGGACTCGTGAGCCTCTTGGTGCACATCTGTGCGAGGTAAAGCGGCCCGTAGATATGACTGATGACGCTGAATACAAATTGGTAACGGTGAAGCGAAGCCGAGGGGGGGCTGAAGAGAGGAGTGTTTTAACTGGCAGAGATATTAAAGTTAAATCTCAGTTTTATGTGAAGCCAAATGATTTTTTGATTTCAAAACGTCAAATAGTCCATGGTGCTTGCGCGTTGGTTCCTGATGAATTGGATCAAGCCATTGTTTCAAACGAATATGCCGTACTTGAGGCTGGCGATGCATTAGATTTAGACTTCCTGAAATACCTTTCTCACTCAATATACTTTCAACAGACATGCTTCCATTCAAGCATCGGTGTCCATGTTGAGAAGATGATATTCAAGCTAGATCAGTGGCTTAAGTGGGAGTTTAATCTGCCCCCCATAGCTGAACAGAAGAGAATTTCACAAATCCTATCGACATGGGATCGAGCAGTTGGGGCCATGGATGGAATGATCAAGAACTGTCTGCTTGAGAAGAAAGCCCTGATGCAGCAGCTCTTAGAGGGAAAAAGAAAATTTCCAAGCGACAATGAGATATGGCGGCCAGTTCAGTTGTCTGAATTTATAGAGGAGCACAGAGATAAGTCAAAAATTCAAGACGAATATGAAGTGCTCACATCCTCTAGAGAGGGCTTGGTTCGCCAGAATGCATACTTTAGAAACAGGCGATTAGCTGAGAAGAATAATATAGGGTTCAACATTCTCCCTCCCGAATACATTACCTATCGCTCAAGGAGCGATGATGGTGTTTTTCGGTTCAACAAAAATCACTTGGGGATAACAGGTATTGTAAGCATATATTATCCAGTCTTCAAAGTCGTTGGCGGTGTTGATGAATTCCTGTTGGGTTTGCTGAAATTAAAAGAAAGGCAAGTCGGTTCATATAGCGTGGGAACTTCTCAGACAGTTCTCTCAATGAGTGCTCTCAAAAAAGTAAAGTTCAAGGCCCCTAGTCAAGACAATATGATTAAAATTGGAAAAGCTCTAAGAAGTGCTGATTTGAGAATACAAGCCTTGAAAAAGAAAAAAGAACTAATCGAGATAGAAAAGTACGCTCTTATGCAGCAGCTCATATCTGGTGAACGCCGGACTGCACATAGCTGA